The DNA segment CACGGCTCAGGCGACGCCGGCCCGCGCCGGCCGGGCGGCGGTGATCCGGGTGCCGAAGGTCGGGTCCGCCAGGGCGCGCTCGAGGGCGGCCGGGGCCGACGAATCGGCGATGACGGCCTCCGCCTCCGACCAGCCGAGCGCTCCGAGGGCGGCCCGGATCTTGGGGACCATGCCTCCGCCGATGACGCCCGACGCGATGAGCTCCTCCGCCTCGGCGACGGTCAGCGTCTCGAGGCGACGGCCGTCCGCGTCCCGGACACCATCGACGTCCGTGAGGAGGACGAGCTGGCGGGCGCCGAGACCGGCGGCGATACCGGCCGCGACATCGTCGGCGTTGACGTTGCAAACGACCCCCTGTTCGTCGCGCGCGAGCGGGGCGACGACCGGGACCTGGTCCGCGACGAGGATCGCATCGAGGAGGTCGCGCCGGAGGCCGACGACGTGGGCGACGAGTCCCATCCCTGCGACCCGCTCGGCGATGAGGAGCCCGCCGTCCACTCCGGACAGGCCGACGGCGTCCACCCCGAGGTCTCGCAGGCCGGACACGAGCTCGCTGTTGACGACGCCGCGGAGGACCGCCGCGGCGACTTCGAGCGCCTGGGCGTCCGTGACCCGCAGGCCGCCCTCGAACCGGCTCGGGACGCCGAGGCGCTCGAGCCACTCGGTGATCCGGCGACCGCCGCCGTGGACGAGCACCACCGGTCGGCGGCGCGCGATGGTCGCCACCTCGGCGAGGACCTGCGCCTGATCGGCGATCGTCGTCCCGCCGAGCTTGACGACGAGGATCTCGCTCACGTCGTGTACTCCGCGTTCTCGCGCACGTACGCCTCCGTCAGGTCGCAGCCGAAGGCCTCGCCGAGGCCGTCGCCGAGGCCGAGGTCGAGGCGGACGAGGCACTCCGGGGCGTCCATCGCCGCCCGGATCGCCGCCTTGTCCGCGGTGACCGGACCGCCCGTCCGGCCGTCGAAGACGAGCGTCCCGGCGATCGCGATGCGGAGGCGATCCGGCTCGAGGCGGGCGGGGCGACCCGCCCGCGCCTCGGCCGCGGCCAGCGGCAGGCCCGCGGCGACGAGCACCGCCGCATCGGCGAGGCGGGCGTTCCCGGCGGCGCCCGCGATGCGGCCCCAGTTCGGGTCGCGACCGTGGACGGCGGCCTTGACGAGCGAGCTCGCAACGACCGCCCGGGCGACCGCCCGGGCATCCGCATCGTCGACGGCGCCGGTGACGAGACAGGTGAGGAGGGTCGTCGCCCCTTCGCCGTCGGCCGCCTGCTGGCGGGCGAGGTCGCGGGCGACCGCCTCGATCGCGCCGCCGAGCGCGACCGCGCCGGGGGTCCCGGCCTCGATCGGGTGGGCACTCGCTGTCCCGCTCGCGAGGACGATGACGGTGTCGTTCGTGCTCGTGTCGCCGTCGACGGTGAGCTGGTCCCACGTCCGCGCGACCGCGGGTCGGAGCAGCCCGGCGAGGGTGGCGGGCTCGATCGCCGCGTCGGTCAGGAGGACTGCGAGCATCGTCGCCATCCGCGGATGGATCATCCCCACACCCTTCGCGATGCCGGATACCCGCACCGGGGTCGGGCTGC comes from the Chloroflexota bacterium genome and includes:
- the argJ gene encoding bifunctional ornithine acetyltransferase/N-acetylglutamate synthase: MTTEARPAEDLPTPGTVLPPVERRAALPAGFVAGGAAIGIKTSGRPDLAIIAVAPDRRGRTPAAAAAVFTPNAFAAAPVTVSRAHLAATAPGGGGACGWVDGIVSTSGSANAATGPAGAADQATVAEATAAALGVAVERVLTMSTGVIGVRLPLDRVLPGIAGLAGGGGAIPGTGLVATDGGLEAAAIALRTTDSRTKVATTTVEIRGPDGSPTPVRVSGIAKGVGMIHPRMATMLAVLLTDAAIEPATLAGLLRPAVARTWDQLTVDGDTSTNDTVIVLASGTASAHPIEAGTPGAVALGGAIEAVARDLARQQAADGEGATTLLTCLVTGAVDDADARAVARAVVASSLVKAAVHGRDPNWGRIAGAAGNARLADAAVLVAAGLPLAAAEARAGRPARLEPDRLRIAIAGTLVFDGRTGGPVTADKAAIRAAMDAPECLVRLDLGLGDGLGEAFGCDLTEAYVRENAEYTT
- the argB gene encoding acetylglutamate kinase codes for the protein MSEILVVKLGGTTIADQAQVLAEVATIARRRPVVLVHGGGRRITEWLERLGVPSRFEGGLRVTDAQALEVAAAVLRGVVNSELVSGLRDLGVDAVGLSGVDGGLLIAERVAGMGLVAHVVGLRRDLLDAILVADQVPVVAPLARDEQGVVCNVNADDVAAGIAAGLGARQLVLLTDVDGVRDADGRRLETLTVAEAEELIASGVIGGGMVPKIRAALGALGWSEAEAVIADSSAPAALERALADPTFGTRITAARPARAGVA